The genome window AGCCGTTACCGGAGGCGTCTCTTTCAGAGCGTCTGCCTTCGCGCTGTTTTCTTTAAGAGGTGCAAGGCTCTCAGGCAGTGCCTGTTCCGGCCCGACGGCAGCCGTCTGGTCCTGGCCCGGCAGGTCCGGCAGCGATTCATTCTCAATGCCGAGGTAAAGCAGGGCCGCCAGCGCGACGGCGATGAGCGCGATCAGGGCAAACTTCGCGTTTTTGTAACGAATTTGTTTGTCGATTTCAGCCATGGCTTCAATTTCCGATTCATCGATGAGTTCATCGATGCGTTTGAGGAATTTTTTGTCGGCGTTTTCGGTCTGTTTTGGTTCGGCGAATAAACTGGGTCGCGACATGATTCTTTCCGTTCCAAAAGGAGTGAACGTGAATGTATGAGGATGCGGGTGCGGGCGAAGGGAAAGAGTAAATCCGTGCGAAAAACCGGCAAATCTGCTACTGTAGAATGCGTTGCAGACCGGAAACGGATGCGACGACCACATCCCCTTTAAAAGTCAAAATTGAGTATATACAGCATTTTACAGCCTGTCAAGCAAAACTGATTGAAAAATAACACGTTTTTGGAATTCAGGCGACCCTTTATTTAAACAAATTTTAATAAATCATCTTATGGGTTCCGCGGTCGATCTTTCTGTCAATCTGGGCGCATTTTCGCTGGCCAATCCTGTGCTCGCCGCTTCCGGAACGTTCGGTTACGGGCTGGAGTTTGCGCCGTTCGTGGACCTGAATCGGTTGGGCGGATTCTGCGCCAAAGGACTCTCGTTGAAACCGCGTCTCGGCAACCCGGCGCCGCGCGTGGTGGAAACCGCATCGGGGATGCTGAACTCGATCGGACTCGAAAATGTCGGATTCGAGCGCTTCCGCGATGAAAAGCTGCCACACCTGCAAATGGTTTCCTGCCGGGTGGTGTGCAACTTCTTCGGCGACACGGTCCACGAGTATGAAGAGATGGCGCGGGCGTTGTCCACGCTGGAACGCGTCGATGCCCTGGAGATGAACATTTCCTGCCCGAACGTGGAGGAGGGTGGGGTGCAGTTCAGCTCCGATCCCAAAACGGTGGAAAAGGTGGTAGCGGCGACACGCCGCGCCACCGGCAAGTTTCTCATCGTCAAGCTGTCGCCCAACGTCACCGACATCACCGTGACGGCGCGGGCGGCGGAGGCGGCGGGCGCGGATGCGTTGTCCCTGGTCAATACCTGCGTCGGCATGGTGCTGGATGCGGAGACCGGGAAACCTTACCTTGGCAATGCCAACGGCACCGGCGGCTTGTCGGGACCGGCCATCAAGCCGATCGCCCTCAACATGGTGTATCAGACGGCGCAGGTGGTGGGCATTCCGATTTTCGGTATCGGCGGCATTCGCACGGCGGAGGATGCGGTTGAGTACATGATGGCGGGAGCGTCGGCGGTGCAGGTGGGCACGGCCAACTACTTCGATCCGCGCGTCACCATGAAAATCATCGACGGCCTGAAGGAATGGTGTGTGGCGCACGGCGTCGCGCGCATCGAATCGATCTGCGGCCGGGCCTGGAAGGAACGCAACGATCAGGGAATATAAACGCGCGGCACCCGTTTGCCAACGCTGCACAGGGTTTCGTAAGGAATGGTGTCGTCGCGCGCGGACATTTCTTCCACGGTGATGGCAGCCTCTCCCTGCCTGCCGAACAGCACCACTTCATCCCCTTCCTGCACGGGTGGCAAGTCCGTCACATCCACCAGGCACATGTCCATGCAGATGGCCCCGACCTGCGGGGCGCGCCGGCCGCCGACGAGCACGTCCATGTTTCCGGACAGCGAACGGCTGAGGCCGTCGGCGTAGCCCACCGGGAGGACCGCGATCCGGCTGTCGCGCTCGGTAACAAAACGGCGGCCATAACTCAGATACGAGTTGGCGGGCAGCGGATTGATGCGCAGCACCCGTGTTTTCCAGTGCATGACGGAACGGAGCGTGGGCACCGTTCTCGCGGGCTGCTCCGGCAGTGCGGGCGGCGTCACGCCATACAGGGCGATGCCGAGGCGCACCATGTCGTGCTGGCTTTCGGGGAAGTTCAGCAGCCCGGCGCTGTTGTCGCAATGCACGGGTGGGCAAGGCAGGCCCCGCTGGTGCAGGCTCTGCAGTGCCTGGTCCATGCGTTGCAGTTGCCGGTGCGTGTAGTCGGCGTCTTCGTCGGCAGAGGACAGGTGGGTGAACACGGAACACACGTTCAGGGTTTTCAATCCTCGGATGAATTCCAAAAACGCGGGCAGTTCTTCCCAACTCACGCCCAAACGTCCCATGCCGGTGTCCACCTTGATATGGATGTCGGCGCTTTGGTTCAATGCCGCCGCCCGTTTGGCGAGGGCTTCCGCCAGCGGCCGGGTGCACAGGGTGGTGGACAGGTTGTGATGCAGCAGGTCGTCGATTTCGTCGGGCAGGATGCCAATCAAAACATGGATGGGGGCTTCGACCCCGCAGCGGCGCAGTTCGAGGCCCTCGGCGATGATGCCGACACCGAGCACATCGGCTCCCGCTTCCATGGCGGCGCCGGCACAGGGCAGCGCACCGTGTCCGTAGGCGTCGGCCTTGACCACGGCCATCAGGCGCACTCCGGGCTTCAGGGTTTGGCGCAGGATGCGGACGTTGTGGCGGAACGCGTCCAGATCGATTTCCGCCCGGGTGGAACGGTGCAGACCGAGACCGTTCGCCGAGGGAGGTGTGCCCACGGGTTTTGAAATGGTGAACTCCGATTAAAGATGACGGCTCGAAGCCGGTGTCTCATTCTCTGCGCGTGCGACCGGTGGTGGAAACGCGTTTCGATGCTTTGGCCTTTCCGGTCGAGCGCACGGGGCGGCAGGACATGAACGAATCCTCTTTCGACGTCTTGCGGATCTGATACCCCCGGTCGCTGTAAAAATTATAGGCCATGGCGTTGTGGCCGCTTTCTTCCTGGCACCAGTAGGTGAAGCCGCACCCTTCCGGGAATGCGTAGTCGATATGAACGATATCGTCGTTGAAATCGTAGTTTTTGGATTCGTGGTCGTAGAGGTTGCGGCAGTCCTGGCTTTTGGGCAGACGCCAGTCGGTGTAGCCTGCGAACTTCTTCTCGTTCATGAGCTCGACGTATTTATTGGCTCCTTTCCAACTGCACCATTTGCCCTTGCGTTGGTAATAGTCCTCTTTCAACCACATCAGTTTGTACTTGGTGTCGGTGACGGTTCCGTCCCCGTTGTCCACAAAACGTTCTCCTTCAGCCACGGCTTACCTCGTCAATCTCACTCAAGTTAACGGTTGCTGTTCCAACGGGGCCGTCTGGGACGAGCCCCGAAAATAGCCTTTTTATATTAATATCAATGATTTCAATGGTGCAACACATTTTAGGCGCGATCCGCCGGGAGAAGGGATATCCGCCGCGCCTCTTCCCGCACCGTCCGGGGGGCTCCCCGATTTTCCGTTGCCGGGGGAGGCGGGTTGTGTGCTATTTTGTGCCTCAAGAATTCTGAGCTGTAGAGCCGCCCACAGCAAGGGCGCGCCATTAATCGTTGATTGGAAGGGATGGAGCATCGGTCATGGCAAAAATTGAAGTGCAGACCTATTTTTATGATTTGGTTCATTGCAAGGATAAGATCCTCTCCTGTTTTGATCGGTTTGATGAGCAATACGGAGACGATGAACGCGGATCCCTGGTGGCTGGCATCAAGGAAATGGAAGATGGGGAACTGGTGAACCTCCTCATCAATATCCAGCGGCTGGCTTCGGGGTTTCAGGACATTCAGGCCCTCATGACGCAGGCGGAAGAAGATGAATTGCAGGCTTCCATCAGCGGTGAGGATGAGGAAGAAGATGAAGACGAGGACGACGAGATCTGACAGGCTGCGGTCCTTCATTCCCCCATTTTGAAACCACTCCCATTCATGACATCCCGTTTCCCGCATTCCCTGGGTTGGGCTCTGGCCTGCCTTATCTTGTTCAGCGCCTGCGCCAGGGAGGACTGCGATTGCGGTGTGGCGGGAGACGGGCCTCTGCCTGCGGCCCTGATTTCGGAGGTGGATGGCAAGGAAATGGTGCTGGTGCCGGCGGGGGAGTTTGTCATGGGCACCGACATGACCGATCCCGAAAACAAACATCTCAAGATCGGTGCGGTCAAACCGTTGTTCCGCGACCAGCAACCGAGCCACAGGGTGTATCTGGACGCGTACTATATCGACAAGTACGAAGTCACCAACCGCGAGTACAAGCAGTTCATCGACGCCGCGCAGTTTCATGAGTTTCCGGCGAACTGGGTGAACGGCACCTTCCTGCCGGAGGCGGGCGACCTGCCGGTGACCAACATCACCTGGGGCGAAGCGCTGGCGTACGCGATGTGGGCGGGCAAATCGCTGCCCACCGAAGCGCAATGGGAGAAAGCCGCGCGCGGCACCGACGGTCGGCTGTACCCATGGGGCAATGAGTATGAGCCCGGCATCGGCAACATTGGCCTCGACGGCCCCCGCGAGTTGATGCCCGTCGGCAGTTTTCCCCGCGACCTCAGTCCCTATCAGGCGTTTGACATGGCGGGAAACGTCATGGAATGGACGCTCGATTGGTACCGGGCTTATCCGGGCAACGACTTTCAGTTTAAAAAATTCGGTGAAGAGTTGAAGGTGCTGCGCGGCAATGGGTTCCAGCAAGGCGGCCATTACTTTCTGGATGAGCACCGTTACGTGTTCCATCGTTCGGAAGTGAAGCCCGGCGAATATTTCGAAAACGTCGGCTTCCGTTGCGTGAGCCCCTTCCTGCCCGAACCCGGCGCCGACGATTAGCCGTCACCGAATCCGCCAGACAACCCCTCCCGCTCTCCTCATTGCCTGGGCGGCAACGGTCGCCAGAAAAATGAGGAAAACACCAGCATGGCAAAGGTCATGTCCCCCACAAAAACCACGCCGGGATCGAACCATTCGAGATAGATGATGCGGTTCAGCCAGACCGCGAGGAACGATCCTTCATAATCCGCCGACGAAAAATGTTCCTCCAGAATCGTGAGCGGGCAGGGGATGCCCAGGATCATGAGTGTGCTGACGAAAGCCAGCAAGCCGGCGTGCACAAAGCGGAACCCGCGATGGTTGATTGCCAGTCCCACCACGAAGCCGACGATCATGTACAGGATGAACAGAAAATGCAGGATGAGAAAATATTCGGCCATGTCCCGATTATACAAGCCGGGCCGGAACGTGGAAACGCGGAAGTGTGCGGCGGAGGGTTATTCCAGAATGGTATTTTCCAGTACGGCGTCTTTCAGCAGCGCCTTTGAAATGTTGGCGTCCACCAGGTAGGCGTTTTTGAGGTTCGTCTGGCTGAAGTTGGTGCCGTGCAGGTTGGCTTCCAGCAGGAAGGCGTTGCGCATGTTTGATTTTTCAAAGTTGGCGTAGGTCAGGTCGGTGCCTTCCATGTTGACCTCTTCCATCTCGTTGTCCTTGCAGACGGCGTCCTTCATTTCCGAGCCGATGAAGTTGGCGAACGACAGTTTGGATTCGCGAAAGGTGACGGAGTTGAAATCCGAGTATTTGAAGATGGCGCTGCGCAGATCGGTTTCGCGGAACTTGGCAAACCCAAAGTCCGAGCCGCGTGCATTGACGCCGTTCATGCGGCAGGAATTGATTTCCGCCGAGCGGTAGTAACTGTACATCATCCGTGCAAATGAAAAATCACAGTTTTGCAGTTTGCTGGTGGAAAAATTAACGTGATTCAGGTTGCTGCCCCGGAACATGCATCCCTTCAGGTTGGCCATGGAAAAGTTGGCGTTTTGGAGAGACGTGTTTTTGAAAACACAATCGACCAGTGTGGCCTCCTCAAAATTGGCATTGCTGAGATTGGCGTTGCCAAAATCGACGTTCTTGATGCGGGCCTTGTAAAAGTTGGAATCGTTGAGCGTGGCCTGGGTGAAGGTGAGATCGATCAGCTCGGCTTTTTCCAGGTTGACCTCATCGAGCACGCCGAAGATGAAGGTGATGCCGTTGAGGCTGATGCCCTTCAGGTCGTACTGGCTGAAGTTGACGCCGTCCTGGCATTTGCTGGTGAGCGTCAGTTGTAATAATTCGTCAATATTTGACATTATTTTTGTTCTTCTGGAGACAGCAGTGCGTTCATATTGCGTCGAATCTTCTGGGGATTGGTCCGGTCATGGATTCCCATAATGCCGACGCGGATGATTTTGCAGAGCAGGGCCTCGCTCTCCGTACGATGATTGAGTTTCGCCACCACCGGAGTGATGATCAGGTTGGCGAGCATGATCCCATAAAACGTGGTGATGAGCGCGGTGGCCAGAGACGGGCCGATCGAATCTGGATTGTCGATGTGCATGAGCATCTGCACGAGGCCGATCAGGGTGCCGCCCATGCCAAAAATCGGCGACTGCACGGCCATGAACTGGAGGATTTTCTGGCTTCGCTGATGCCGTTCGATCATCGAGTTCATTTCCCGGTCCAGGATTTCATGGATCTCGCGCGAGTTGTAGCCGTCCACAATCATGCCGATGCCGGTTTTCAGAAACCGGTTTTCCACATGTTCCTCTTCATTCTTGAGGCGCTTGATGCCGCCTGTCCGATACTTGGTGGCCAACTGCATGATCTGTTCGATGGCGGTGGCGGGCCCCTGGTTGTCCGGCCGGTAGGCGTTGATGATGACGCCAATCAGGCTGATGATTTTGCTTGAAGGGTAGGCGATGAAGGAGGTGGCGATGGTGCCGCCGAACACGATCAGGACCGCGTTGAGATTCAAAAAAGTTTCCGGATTGCCGCCCCGCACGATGGCCCAGGCGATGAGAGCCACGCCGATCATGGTGCCAAGGATGGTACCGATATCGATGGTGGAGTCCGGTTGAACGCGTCTGCCGTCAACCAGTCCAGAAATTGTTTCAGATTCTTTTACCGCAGTGGCCATTGAAGTGTCGTTTCAGTTATTGGATATCAGAAAGAAAAAGGTTTCGATCCGGATTCTTCGAACTCCCGGGAACCCCCATCGGAAGGACCCTCGGGATTTTTTTCCGCGGAACCGGCCTTGTATTCATGGGTCGCCGCTTTGCCTTTTTTGAAGGTCAGCGTTTTCAGGATGTAGCGGGCCAACCAGCTGAAATCTGTCTTTTCTTTTCGGCTGCCCGGCACGAAAAACTTAAGAAATTCATCCTGGACGATCTCCCAATTTGGGGTCATGGACCGCAGTTCCGCGAGACAACGGTTCATGCAGTTGTTTCCGACATAGGTTTTGCAGTACAACTCGCCCCAGGTGGTGAGATAGATTGCGGTGGTGCTGGTTATGCGCTCCAGCTTCCGGTTCATGAATTCGGCGTAGTCTTTCGGTGTTTTACAATCGTGCAGATCCCCCAGCGTGACTTCACGCGGGATGGGATTGCCAAAATCCACGATCATGAACAACTGCTTCAGCTTGGCATTGCTGAGCAGGTCTTCATTGGGGATCGAGGCCACCGAAACCTGGGACATGAAGGAAGACAGGTCTTCCAGCAGCAGCTTCAGGTCGTAGTCCTTGATGGACTGTTGCTCTGCGCGCAACAGCAGCACGGTGTCGTTGCGGAACAGACTGTTGAAACAGGTGAAGGCAACCAGGAATTGCAGCGACGAGGCTTTCTTGAGAATCTGTTGCCTGGGAATGTGTTCCAGAAAAGCCAGGGTTTTTCCGCGCATGAGGTACCATTCTCCGTTGTCTTTTGGGTTGAGACGATGGAGCATGAAGGTCAGCTCTTTTTCTCCGGTGTCGCCATCGACCAGCGCAAACAGGTTTTCCACTTTATTCTGGCTGGGACGGTAAAAGCTGAACAACTTGCGCCCGAGAAGGTGCGTGTCGCGTTCTGAAATCAGACTTTCTTCACCGGAGGCTTTGTTGGCCTCGGAAATGTTTTTGTAACTGGCCATCAGGATTTTGTTGATACGGCTTCCCAGGGCGACCTTGTCGAGCATCTGCCAGTTGAAGTAGGAATTGATGGTTT of Nitrospina watsonii contains these proteins:
- a CDS encoding dihydroorotate dehydrogenase; this translates as MGSAVDLSVNLGAFSLANPVLAASGTFGYGLEFAPFVDLNRLGGFCAKGLSLKPRLGNPAPRVVETASGMLNSIGLENVGFERFRDEKLPHLQMVSCRVVCNFFGDTVHEYEEMARALSTLERVDALEMNISCPNVEEGGVQFSSDPKTVEKVVAATRRATGKFLIVKLSPNVTDITVTARAAEAAGADALSLVNTCVGMVLDAETGKPYLGNANGTGGLSGPAIKPIALNMVYQTAQVVGIPIFGIGGIRTAEDAVEYMMAGASAVQVGTANYFDPRVTMKIIDGLKEWCVAHGVARIESICGRAWKERNDQGI
- the alr gene encoding alanine racemase, with product MGTPPSANGLGLHRSTRAEIDLDAFRHNVRILRQTLKPGVRLMAVVKADAYGHGALPCAGAAMEAGADVLGVGIIAEGLELRRCGVEAPIHVLIGILPDEIDDLLHHNLSTTLCTRPLAEALAKRAAALNQSADIHIKVDTGMGRLGVSWEELPAFLEFIRGLKTLNVCSVFTHLSSADEDADYTHRQLQRMDQALQSLHQRGLPCPPVHCDNSAGLLNFPESQHDMVRLGIALYGVTPPALPEQPARTVPTLRSVMHWKTRVLRINPLPANSYLSYGRRFVTERDSRIAVLPVGYADGLSRSLSGNMDVLVGGRRAPQVGAICMDMCLVDVTDLPPVQEGDEVVLFGRQGEAAITVEEMSARDDTIPYETLCSVGKRVPRVYIP
- a CDS encoding Lcl C-terminal domain-containing protein, yielding MAEGERFVDNGDGTVTDTKYKLMWLKEDYYQRKGKWCSWKGANKYVELMNEKKFAGYTDWRLPKSQDCRNLYDHESKNYDFNDDIVHIDYAFPEGCGFTYWCQEESGHNAMAYNFYSDRGYQIRKTSKEDSFMSCRPVRSTGKAKASKRVSTTGRTRRE
- a CDS encoding formylglycine-generating enzyme family protein, whose protein sequence is MTSRFPHSLGWALACLILFSACAREDCDCGVAGDGPLPAALISEVDGKEMVLVPAGEFVMGTDMTDPENKHLKIGAVKPLFRDQQPSHRVYLDAYYIDKYEVTNREYKQFIDAAQFHEFPANWVNGTFLPEAGDLPVTNITWGEALAYAMWAGKSLPTEAQWEKAARGTDGRLYPWGNEYEPGIGNIGLDGPRELMPVGSFPRDLSPYQAFDMAGNVMEWTLDWYRAYPGNDFQFKKFGEELKVLRGNGFQQGGHYFLDEHRYVFHRSEVKPGEYFENVGFRCVSPFLPEPGADD
- a CDS encoding DUF2784 family protein, which translates into the protein MAEYFLILHFLFILYMIVGFVVGLAINHRGFRFVHAGLLAFVSTLMILGIPCPLTILEEHFSSADYEGSFLAVWLNRIIYLEWFDPGVVFVGDMTFAMLVFSSFFWRPLPPRQ
- a CDS encoding pentapeptide repeat-containing protein, yielding MSNIDELLQLTLTSKCQDGVNFSQYDLKGISLNGITFIFGVLDEVNLEKAELIDLTFTQATLNDSNFYKARIKNVDFGNANLSNANFEEATLVDCVFKNTSLQNANFSMANLKGCMFRGSNLNHVNFSTSKLQNCDFSFARMMYSYYRSAEINSCRMNGVNARGSDFGFAKFRETDLRSAIFKYSDFNSVTFRESKLSFANFIGSEMKDAVCKDNEMEEVNMEGTDLTYANFEKSNMRNAFLLEANLHGTNFSQTNLKNAYLVDANISKALLKDAVLENTILE
- a CDS encoding motility protein A, which codes for MATAVKESETISGLVDGRRVQPDSTIDIGTILGTMIGVALIAWAIVRGGNPETFLNLNAVLIVFGGTIATSFIAYPSSKIISLIGVIINAYRPDNQGPATAIEQIMQLATKYRTGGIKRLKNEEEHVENRFLKTGIGMIVDGYNSREIHEILDREMNSMIERHQRSQKILQFMAVQSPIFGMGGTLIGLVQMLMHIDNPDSIGPSLATALITTFYGIMLANLIITPVVAKLNHRTESEALLCKIIRVGIMGIHDRTNPQKIRRNMNALLSPEEQK